Part of the Methanothermobacter sp. MT-2 genome is shown below.
CAGTATTACATTATAAGAAGAAGAAGCCATCAAAGCATGTGTGCGCAGGATGCGGTAAACCACTGCATGGAGTCCCGCGAGGAAGACCATACCAGATCAGAAGATTGCCAAAATCAAAGAGAAAACCTAACAGGCCCTATGGTGGTTATTACTGTTCAGAGTGTA
Proteins encoded:
- a CDS encoding 50S ribosomal protein L34E, with amino-acid sequence MPELRYRSRSYKRTFKRTPGGRTVLHYKKKKPSKHVCAGCGKPLHGVPRGRPYQIRRLPKSKRKPNRPYGGYYCSECMRKVFKEEARS